One Papaver somniferum cultivar HN1 chromosome 10, ASM357369v1, whole genome shotgun sequence genomic window carries:
- the LOC113319329 gene encoding tryptophan aminotransferase-related protein 2-like isoform X2, with translation MLSMALNLSLLLSRLIAESESLRFKIQEDEKSQERGGNDHYCLVWGTRDNTCDTSTSDQSTAHVSKNTSPPAALAEDIEVEKAIQPDSVIINLDHGDPTMYEQFWEKTGEKATIVIPGWQSLSYFSDISNVCWFLEPEFAGEVRRLHKLVGNANTDDRHIVVGTGSTQLYMAALYALAPTDTSKQPISVVSAAPFYSSYPLMTDFLKSGLYKWGGDAYTFNGEEPYIELITSPNNPDGFTRKPVVNGTGGILVHDLAYYWPQYTPITSQLDHELLLFTVSKSTGHAGTRIGWALVKDKDIAQKMTKFIELNTIGVSKDSQLRAAKILGAVSDSCTDSSDSESFFEFGRRLMTQRWKQLRDAVRTSGLFSLPEFTSDFCNYYEKYSELHPAFAWLRCEGDIEDCQKFLRDHKIITRSGKHFGRDIKFVRVSMLDRDKNFGLFVERLSNITSETKFP, from the exons ATGTTATCAATGGCATTAAATCTAAGCTTATTGTTAAGTAGATTGATTGCTGAGAGTGAGAGTTTAAGATTCAagatacaagaagatgaaaaatcacaAGAAAGAGGAGGAAATGATCATTATTGTCTTGTTTGGGGTACTAGAGATAATACATGTGATACTAGTACCTCAGACCAATCTACTGCGCATGTTAGCAAAAATACATCTCCTCCTGCTGCACTGGCTGAGGATATTGAAGTCGAGAAGGCGATCCAACCAGATTCTGTCATCATTAATCTTGATCA TGGTGATCCAACTATGTATGAGCAGTTTTGGGAAAAAACAGGAGAGAAAGCTACAATTGTCATACCTGGATGGCAATCATTGAGCTATTTCTCCGACATAAGCAATGTATGCTGGTTCCTGGAGCCAGAATTTGCTGGTGAGGTCCGAAGACTTCACAAATTGGTAGGCAATGCCAATACAGATGACCGACACATTGTCGTAGGGACAGGATCTACTCAGCTCTATATGGCCGCTCTCTATGCTCTTGCTCCTACCGATACATCAAAACAACCAATCAGTGTGGTTTCTGCTGCTCCATTCTACTCC TCATATCCCCTTATGACAGATTTTTTGAAGTCAGGGTTGTATAAGTGGGGAGGTGATGCTTATACTTTCAACGGAGAGGAACCTTATATTGAACTCATCACTTCCCCAAACAACCCTGATGGTTTCACCCGAAAACCGGTCGTGAATGGAACTGGTGGTATTTTGGTTCATGATCTCGCATATTATTGGCCACAATATACTCCTATTACATCTCAGTTAGACCACGAGCTACTGTTGTTTACCGTCTCCAAAAGCACTGGGCATGCAGGGACACGTATTGG GTGGGCATTAGTGAAGGACAAAGATATCGCTCAAAAAATGACCAAATTCATAGAGCTGAATACAATTGGAGTCTCGAAGGATTCACAGCTTCGAGCTGCAAAAATCCTTGGAGCTGTATCTGATAGTTGCACAGACTCTTCAGACTCTGAGAGCTTCTTTGAATTTGGCCGTCGTCTCATGACCCAAAGATGGAAGCAACTGAGAGATGCTGTCAGAACTAGCGGGCTGTTTAGCCTTCCGGAGTTCACGTCTGATTTTTGCAACTATTACGAAAAATATTCTGAACTGCATCCTG CTTTTGCTTGGTTAAGATGTGAAGGGGATATAGAGGACTGCCAAAAATTCCTAAGAGATCATAAGATCATCACAAGAAGTGGAAAGCATTTTGGTAGGGATATTAAGTTTGTAAGGGTGAGCATGTTGGATAGAGACAAGAATTTTGGCCTCTTTGTGGAGAGGTTGTCAAATATCACATCTGAAACTAAATTTCCCTAA
- the LOC113319372 gene encoding zinc finger CCCH domain-containing protein 41-like isoform X2 encodes MKFDESSLTRYLVKNLQPLTEADPLILAKYVVALLKKEKPIKDLQNLCAENLVEFLGQDTNSFIANLFQALEDESIASSTKSLNSLERDKSSSSIARVASVELNTSFSKTEELSPSGRSDSEENEISDDDDDDRNHKHRRRETRSESSEKDVPDQPFRRQNRKRNRPFDYGHMFGENDPQSSGSQGQYNPTSMVIDQSGRSEKRRLGLAPLPRGNFESNQRGRVNQALRGEGGSRTDLSMSLNRLPGGRGRGMTSGLWSQHDPRFTPAGTLDFASQIAAQGPTSGLFAGRGLQSAATTQNAPWGAFGLIPGMPNGGLDALHPLMQGALRAPINPPLNIGIAHQRCRDFEERGFCLRGDMCPMEHGVNRIVVEDVQSLSQFNLPVSVPSARHLGKPTGSGALPTVSGASNLSSSSKGLHGKSSIPGTNGNGLGMNGVLPVSSSAGEADLYDPDQPLWNNSSLETSSSLLRLSSPKSNEAEALWNTDPSDRRNFTLSDSVSSDFIGRNITSSDGLQGTNSSVWGRIGSSGNKAEVSGKNESAAASSGYLGSEAKEDQVEGLLPGGSGSVRQRKWTIPEDVGSKVKICASTSRQQSDPTRVTERASQKAQRTLFVNGIPLKSNKKDSLLSHFQKFGEVIDIYIPLNSERAFVQFSTRKEAESALKAPDAVMGNRFIKLWWANRDSIPENGVGVGYTTSMAPHGLVGASRPPRSSSTNRGKENLPAVALKVGVMSVPDTSVPVAVNAVANGSKDTPSQTKLESLELLKEQLRLKQEMLDQKRNDFRRQLDKLEKKAVIVKGEATAQQIGKKQQVGAATDIVDSVTPHSTNSSKAMLKPGVDKSQDMNSLGENLSFPSSKIISPAAVQSPGTMMPTSHPSVAGGSSFSANRFKLDNRPTTFRILPPVPADLANEGSVMHASSDPFNG; translated from the exons ATGAAGTTTGATGAATCTTCTTTAACTAGGTATCTTGTGAAGAATCTTCAACCCTT GACAGAAGCTGATCCGTTAATTCTTGCAAAGTATGTTGTAGCATTGTTGAAGAAGGAAAAACCTATTAAAGACCTACAAAATCTTTGTGCAGAGAACTTAGTGGAATTTCTTGGTCAAG ATACAAATTCTTTCATTGCAAATTTGTTCCAAGCCCTTGAAGATGAATCTATTGCATCATCAACTAAGAGTTTGAATTCCCTTGAGCGAGATAAATCATCTTCATCTATTGCTAGAGTGGCTTCCGTAGAACTAAATACATCTTTTTCAAAAACGGAGGAGCTTTCTCCCTCTGGTCGAAGTGATTCCGAGGAGAATGAAATCAGTGATGATGACGACGATGATCGTAACCACAAACACCGAAGGCGGGAAACACGTTCCGAGTCTTCTGAGAAGGATGTGCCAGATCAACCTTTCAGAAGACAAAACAGAAAACGTAATAGACCTTTTGACTATGGGCACATGTTCGGCGAGAATGATCCCCAATCAAGTGGAAGCCAGGGACAGTATAACCCAACTTCTATGGTGATTGATCAGTCTGGGAGGTCTGAAAAAAGGCGTCTTGGCTTGGCACCTTTACCTCGAGGTAATTTTGAATCAAACCAGAGAGGCAGAGTAAACCAGGCACTTCGTGGTGAGGGTGGTTCTCGCACAGATCTGTCCATGTCGTTAAATCGTCTTCCCGGTGGTAGAGGAAGGGGAATGACCTCTGGCCTCTGGAGCCAACATGATCCAAGGTTCACCCCTGCAGGCACACTTGATTTTGCTTCTCAAATAGCTGCACAAGGACCTACATCTGGTCTGTTCGCAGGAAGGGGGTTGCAAAGTGCTGCAACCACACAAAATGCACCTTGGGGTGCATTTGGGTTAATTCCTGGAATGCCCAATGGGGGTCTGGATGCGCTTCATCCACTTATGCAAGGAGCACTTAGGGCGCCGATTAATCCTCCACTTAATATTGGTATAGCCCATCAGCGGTGTAGAGATTTTGAGGAGCGTGGATTTTGTCTGAGAGGCGATATGTGTCCGATGGAGCATGGTGTAAACAGAATCGTCGTCGAAGATGTCCAG AGTCTTTCACAGTTCAACCTCCCTGTTTCGGTTCCAAGTGCACGCCATTTAGGAAAACCTACTGGATCAGGAGCGTTACCTACAGTCAGTGGTGCTTCAAACCTGTCATCAAGTAGCAAGGGTTTACATGGTAAAAGTAGCATTCCCGGGACAAATGGAAATGGGCTGGGCATGAACGGGGTGTTACCTGTTTCCTCTAGTGCAGGGGAGGCTGATTTGTATGATCCTGATCAGCCGCTGTGGAATAATAGTTCTCTTGAAACATCAAGTTCACTCCTGAGGCTTTCTTCGCCAAAAAGTAATGAGGCTGAAGCTTTATGGAATACCGATCCTTCAGATCGCCGAAATTTTACATTATCTGACAGTGTTAGTAGTGATTTCATAGGGAGAAATATTACCTCTTCTGATGGTTTACAGGGTACAAATTCTTCTGTTTGGGGACGGATCGGAAGTTCTGGAAATAAAGCGGAAGTGTCGGGTAAGAATGAAAGTGCAGCAGCTTCCTCAGGGTATCTTGGAAGTGAAGCAAAAGAAGATCAGGTGGAGGGGTTACTACCTGGTGGTTCAGGTAGTGTTCGTCAAAGAAAATGGACTATTCCCGAGGATGTTGGTTCAAAAGTAAAGATTTGTGCTTCTACGTCAAGGCAGCAATCTGATCCTACCCGTGTTACAGAGAGAGCCTCTCAGAAAGCTCAGCGTACCCTATTTGTTAATGGTATTCCCCTTAAAAGTAACAAAAAGGATTCCCTCCTTTCACATTTTCAAAAGTTTGGGGAGGTTATCGATATTTATATACCGCTTAACAGCGAGCGAGCTTTTGTCCAGTTTTCTACAAGAAAAGAGGCAGAATCTGCCCTCAAGGCACCTGATGCTGTAATGGGTAATCGCTTCATCAAACTATGGTGGGCTAACCGAGATAGTATTCCTGAAAATGGTGTTGGTGTTGGTTATACCACATCTATGGCTCCCCATGGTCTCGTAGGTGCTTCTCGTCCTCCTCGATCATCTAGTACTAACAGAGGAAAGGAGAATCTCCCAGCTGTAGCACTGAAGGTTGGTGTCATGTCTGTGCCTGATACTTCAGTACCGGTAGCTGTTAATGCAGTAGCAAATGGTTCTAAGGACACACCATCACAGACGAAGCTGGAGAGCTTGGAACTTTTGAAGGAACAACTGCGTCTAAAGCAGGAAATGCTGGATCAGAAACGGAATGACTTCCGGCGCCAGTTGGATAAGCTTGAGAAAAAA GCCGTTATAGTGAAAGGTGAAGCAACAGCCCAGCAAATAGGTAAGAAACAGCAAGTGGGAGCAGCGACTGATATTGTAGATTCTGTAACTCCACACTCAACGAATTCTAGTAAAGCTATGTTGAAGCCAGGAGTTGACAAGTCTCAAGATATGAACAGTCTTGGGGAGAATCTTTCATTTCCTAGTTCTAAAATAATCTCACCTGCCGCGGTGCAGTCACCGGGGACGATGATGCCAACAAGTCATCCATCAGTGGCAGGAGGGAGTTCTTTTTCGGCGAATAGATTCAAATTGGACAATCGTCCTACTACCTTTCGAATTCTTCCGCCTGTTCCTGCTGATTTGGCAAAT GAAGGGTCGGTGATGCATGCTTCTAGTGATCCCTTTAATGGATGA
- the LOC113319329 gene encoding tryptophan aminotransferase-related protein 2-like isoform X1, translated as MAMGFNKMLRFLSLKHLLMLSMALNLSLLLSRLIAESESLRFKIQEDEKSQERGGNDHYCLVWGTRDNTCDTSTSDQSTAHVSKNTSPPAALAEDIEVEKAIQPDSVIINLDHGDPTMYEQFWEKTGEKATIVIPGWQSLSYFSDISNVCWFLEPEFAGEVRRLHKLVGNANTDDRHIVVGTGSTQLYMAALYALAPTDTSKQPISVVSAAPFYSSYPLMTDFLKSGLYKWGGDAYTFNGEEPYIELITSPNNPDGFTRKPVVNGTGGILVHDLAYYWPQYTPITSQLDHELLLFTVSKSTGHAGTRIGWALVKDKDIAQKMTKFIELNTIGVSKDSQLRAAKILGAVSDSCTDSSDSESFFEFGRRLMTQRWKQLRDAVRTSGLFSLPEFTSDFCNYYEKYSELHPAFAWLRCEGDIEDCQKFLRDHKIITRSGKHFGRDIKFVRVSMLDRDKNFGLFVERLSNITSETKFP; from the exons atggcTATGGGTTTTAATAAAATGCTCAGATTCCTGTCTTTGAAACACCTACTCATGTTATCAATGGCATTAAATCTAAGCTTATTGTTAAGTAGATTGATTGCTGAGAGTGAGAGTTTAAGATTCAagatacaagaagatgaaaaatcacaAGAAAGAGGAGGAAATGATCATTATTGTCTTGTTTGGGGTACTAGAGATAATACATGTGATACTAGTACCTCAGACCAATCTACTGCGCATGTTAGCAAAAATACATCTCCTCCTGCTGCACTGGCTGAGGATATTGAAGTCGAGAAGGCGATCCAACCAGATTCTGTCATCATTAATCTTGATCA TGGTGATCCAACTATGTATGAGCAGTTTTGGGAAAAAACAGGAGAGAAAGCTACAATTGTCATACCTGGATGGCAATCATTGAGCTATTTCTCCGACATAAGCAATGTATGCTGGTTCCTGGAGCCAGAATTTGCTGGTGAGGTCCGAAGACTTCACAAATTGGTAGGCAATGCCAATACAGATGACCGACACATTGTCGTAGGGACAGGATCTACTCAGCTCTATATGGCCGCTCTCTATGCTCTTGCTCCTACCGATACATCAAAACAACCAATCAGTGTGGTTTCTGCTGCTCCATTCTACTCC TCATATCCCCTTATGACAGATTTTTTGAAGTCAGGGTTGTATAAGTGGGGAGGTGATGCTTATACTTTCAACGGAGAGGAACCTTATATTGAACTCATCACTTCCCCAAACAACCCTGATGGTTTCACCCGAAAACCGGTCGTGAATGGAACTGGTGGTATTTTGGTTCATGATCTCGCATATTATTGGCCACAATATACTCCTATTACATCTCAGTTAGACCACGAGCTACTGTTGTTTACCGTCTCCAAAAGCACTGGGCATGCAGGGACACGTATTGG GTGGGCATTAGTGAAGGACAAAGATATCGCTCAAAAAATGACCAAATTCATAGAGCTGAATACAATTGGAGTCTCGAAGGATTCACAGCTTCGAGCTGCAAAAATCCTTGGAGCTGTATCTGATAGTTGCACAGACTCTTCAGACTCTGAGAGCTTCTTTGAATTTGGCCGTCGTCTCATGACCCAAAGATGGAAGCAACTGAGAGATGCTGTCAGAACTAGCGGGCTGTTTAGCCTTCCGGAGTTCACGTCTGATTTTTGCAACTATTACGAAAAATATTCTGAACTGCATCCTG CTTTTGCTTGGTTAAGATGTGAAGGGGATATAGAGGACTGCCAAAAATTCCTAAGAGATCATAAGATCATCACAAGAAGTGGAAAGCATTTTGGTAGGGATATTAAGTTTGTAAGGGTGAGCATGTTGGATAGAGACAAGAATTTTGGCCTCTTTGTGGAGAGGTTGTCAAATATCACATCTGAAACTAAATTTCCCTAA
- the LOC113319372 gene encoding zinc finger CCCH domain-containing protein 41-like isoform X1 produces MKFDESSLTRYLVKNLQPLTEADPLILAKYVVALLKKEKPIKDLQNLCAENLVEFLGQDTNSFIANLFQALEDESIASSTKSLNSLERDKSSSSIARVASVELNTSFSKTEELSPSGRSDSEENEISDDDDDDRNHKHRRRETRSESSEKDVPDQPFRRQNRKRNRPFDYGHMFGENDPQSSGSQGQYNPTSMVIDQSGRSEKRRLGLAPLPRGNFESNQRGRVNQALRGEGGSRTDLSMSLNRLPGGRGRGMTSGLWSQHDPRFTPAGTLDFASQIAAQGPTSGLFAGRGLQSAATTQNAPWGAFGLIPGMPNGGLDALHPLMQGALRAPINPPLNIGIAHQRCRDFEERGFCLRGDMCPMEHGVNRIVVEDVQSLSQFNLPVSVPSARHLGKPTGSGALPTVSGASNLSSSSKGLHGKSSIPGTNGNGLGMNGVLPVSSSAGEADLYDPDQPLWNNSSLETSSSLLRLSSPKSNEAEALWNTDPSDRRNFTLSDSVSSDFIGRNITSSDGLQGTNSSVWGRIGSSGNKAEVSGKNESAAASSGYLGSEAKEDQVEGLLPGGSGSVRQRKWTIPEDVGSKVKICASTSRQQSDPTRVTERASQKAQRTLFVNGIPLKSNKKDSLLSHFQKFGEVIDIYIPLNSERAFVQFSTRKEAESALKAPDAVMGNRFIKLWWANRDSIPENGVGVGYTTSMAPHGLVGASRPPRSSSTNRGKENLPAVALKVGVMSVPDTSVPVAVNAVANGSKDTPSQTKLESLELLKEQLRLKQEMLDQKRNDFRRQLDKLEKKAVIVKGEATAQQIGKKQQVGAATDIVDSVTPHSTNSSKAMLKPGVDKSQDMNSLGENLSFPSSKIISPAAVQSPGTMMPTSHPSVAGGSSFSANRFKLDNRPTTFRILPPVPADLANVAVLKEHFSSFGDLSTVEVEDFDHYNDSANPELSDSRSARITFTTRRSAEKAFTNGKCLQGHNLKFMWLTTSSNPTSSSGRESSSTSTTKGPPEAEGRTGNEVSGASTSTTGISTRHVSELASTSGNGEAVSSEEVNGGDKPVGLVEACGGSPTVMSPSQKQSPKAYDVIHEDSHDVKNAE; encoded by the exons ATGAAGTTTGATGAATCTTCTTTAACTAGGTATCTTGTGAAGAATCTTCAACCCTT GACAGAAGCTGATCCGTTAATTCTTGCAAAGTATGTTGTAGCATTGTTGAAGAAGGAAAAACCTATTAAAGACCTACAAAATCTTTGTGCAGAGAACTTAGTGGAATTTCTTGGTCAAG ATACAAATTCTTTCATTGCAAATTTGTTCCAAGCCCTTGAAGATGAATCTATTGCATCATCAACTAAGAGTTTGAATTCCCTTGAGCGAGATAAATCATCTTCATCTATTGCTAGAGTGGCTTCCGTAGAACTAAATACATCTTTTTCAAAAACGGAGGAGCTTTCTCCCTCTGGTCGAAGTGATTCCGAGGAGAATGAAATCAGTGATGATGACGACGATGATCGTAACCACAAACACCGAAGGCGGGAAACACGTTCCGAGTCTTCTGAGAAGGATGTGCCAGATCAACCTTTCAGAAGACAAAACAGAAAACGTAATAGACCTTTTGACTATGGGCACATGTTCGGCGAGAATGATCCCCAATCAAGTGGAAGCCAGGGACAGTATAACCCAACTTCTATGGTGATTGATCAGTCTGGGAGGTCTGAAAAAAGGCGTCTTGGCTTGGCACCTTTACCTCGAGGTAATTTTGAATCAAACCAGAGAGGCAGAGTAAACCAGGCACTTCGTGGTGAGGGTGGTTCTCGCACAGATCTGTCCATGTCGTTAAATCGTCTTCCCGGTGGTAGAGGAAGGGGAATGACCTCTGGCCTCTGGAGCCAACATGATCCAAGGTTCACCCCTGCAGGCACACTTGATTTTGCTTCTCAAATAGCTGCACAAGGACCTACATCTGGTCTGTTCGCAGGAAGGGGGTTGCAAAGTGCTGCAACCACACAAAATGCACCTTGGGGTGCATTTGGGTTAATTCCTGGAATGCCCAATGGGGGTCTGGATGCGCTTCATCCACTTATGCAAGGAGCACTTAGGGCGCCGATTAATCCTCCACTTAATATTGGTATAGCCCATCAGCGGTGTAGAGATTTTGAGGAGCGTGGATTTTGTCTGAGAGGCGATATGTGTCCGATGGAGCATGGTGTAAACAGAATCGTCGTCGAAGATGTCCAG AGTCTTTCACAGTTCAACCTCCCTGTTTCGGTTCCAAGTGCACGCCATTTAGGAAAACCTACTGGATCAGGAGCGTTACCTACAGTCAGTGGTGCTTCAAACCTGTCATCAAGTAGCAAGGGTTTACATGGTAAAAGTAGCATTCCCGGGACAAATGGAAATGGGCTGGGCATGAACGGGGTGTTACCTGTTTCCTCTAGTGCAGGGGAGGCTGATTTGTATGATCCTGATCAGCCGCTGTGGAATAATAGTTCTCTTGAAACATCAAGTTCACTCCTGAGGCTTTCTTCGCCAAAAAGTAATGAGGCTGAAGCTTTATGGAATACCGATCCTTCAGATCGCCGAAATTTTACATTATCTGACAGTGTTAGTAGTGATTTCATAGGGAGAAATATTACCTCTTCTGATGGTTTACAGGGTACAAATTCTTCTGTTTGGGGACGGATCGGAAGTTCTGGAAATAAAGCGGAAGTGTCGGGTAAGAATGAAAGTGCAGCAGCTTCCTCAGGGTATCTTGGAAGTGAAGCAAAAGAAGATCAGGTGGAGGGGTTACTACCTGGTGGTTCAGGTAGTGTTCGTCAAAGAAAATGGACTATTCCCGAGGATGTTGGTTCAAAAGTAAAGATTTGTGCTTCTACGTCAAGGCAGCAATCTGATCCTACCCGTGTTACAGAGAGAGCCTCTCAGAAAGCTCAGCGTACCCTATTTGTTAATGGTATTCCCCTTAAAAGTAACAAAAAGGATTCCCTCCTTTCACATTTTCAAAAGTTTGGGGAGGTTATCGATATTTATATACCGCTTAACAGCGAGCGAGCTTTTGTCCAGTTTTCTACAAGAAAAGAGGCAGAATCTGCCCTCAAGGCACCTGATGCTGTAATGGGTAATCGCTTCATCAAACTATGGTGGGCTAACCGAGATAGTATTCCTGAAAATGGTGTTGGTGTTGGTTATACCACATCTATGGCTCCCCATGGTCTCGTAGGTGCTTCTCGTCCTCCTCGATCATCTAGTACTAACAGAGGAAAGGAGAATCTCCCAGCTGTAGCACTGAAGGTTGGTGTCATGTCTGTGCCTGATACTTCAGTACCGGTAGCTGTTAATGCAGTAGCAAATGGTTCTAAGGACACACCATCACAGACGAAGCTGGAGAGCTTGGAACTTTTGAAGGAACAACTGCGTCTAAAGCAGGAAATGCTGGATCAGAAACGGAATGACTTCCGGCGCCAGTTGGATAAGCTTGAGAAAAAA GCCGTTATAGTGAAAGGTGAAGCAACAGCCCAGCAAATAGGTAAGAAACAGCAAGTGGGAGCAGCGACTGATATTGTAGATTCTGTAACTCCACACTCAACGAATTCTAGTAAAGCTATGTTGAAGCCAGGAGTTGACAAGTCTCAAGATATGAACAGTCTTGGGGAGAATCTTTCATTTCCTAGTTCTAAAATAATCTCACCTGCCGCGGTGCAGTCACCGGGGACGATGATGCCAACAAGTCATCCATCAGTGGCAGGAGGGAGTTCTTTTTCGGCGAATAGATTCAAATTGGACAATCGTCCTACTACCTTTCGAATTCTTCCGCCTGTTCCTGCTGATTTGGCAAAT GTTGCTGTATTGAAGGAGCATTTTTCATCATTTGGTGATCTCTCTACAGTTGAGGTGGAGGATTTTGATCATTATAATGATTCTGCAAATCCTGAGCTATCTGACAGTCGCTCAGCTCGTATAACTTTTACAACACGTCGATCGGCTGAGAAGGCATTTACAAACGGTAAATGCTTGCAGGGCCATAATTTAAAATTTATGTGGCTGACGACCTCCAGTAATCCCACTAGCAGTAGTGGGAGAGAAAGTTCCTCTACTTCCACCACCAAGGGTCCCCCAGAGGCTGAAGGCCGAACTGGGAATGAGGTATCTGGAGCTTCAACATCAACTACAGGTATATCAACACGTCATGTTTCTGAGCTGGCTTCTACCTCTGGAAATGGAGAAGCTGTTAGTTCGGAAGAGGTAAATGGTGGAGATAAGCCTGTGGGCCTTGTTGAAGCTTGCGGGGGCAGTCCTACTGTCATGTCACCGAGCCAGAAGCAGTCACCTAAAGCTTATGATGTGATTCACGAGGATAGTCATGATGTGAAAAATGCAGAATGA